In Streptomyces hawaiiensis, one genomic interval encodes:
- a CDS encoding carbohydrate ABC transporter permease produces the protein MTTLTAPPKTAPPPAGHRSPSGVSKWRRRIPLLPALIFTIVVTQLPFVATLVISTFQWNILRPGDRHFTGLSNYAFVFTDERLRAAVLNTVVLTASVVLISVLLGLGLAMLLDRRFIGRGLARTLLIAPFLVMPVAASLLWKHAIYNPDYGLLNGTLNAVYRLFGASNGPTVDWISSYPMPAVVVSLVWQWTPFMMLILLAGLQSQPGDVLEAARMDGAGAMATFRYITLPHLRQYLELGILLGTIYVVQTFDAVYTITQGGPGSQTTNLPYEIYLTMFRKYEYGQAAAAGVVVVLGSIVIATFALRTIASLFREEVSR, from the coding sequence ATGACCACACTCACCGCTCCCCCCAAGACCGCACCGCCGCCCGCCGGCCACCGGTCGCCCTCCGGTGTCAGCAAGTGGCGGCGCCGTATTCCGCTGCTGCCGGCGCTGATCTTCACCATCGTCGTCACGCAGCTGCCGTTCGTGGCCACGCTCGTGATCTCCACCTTCCAGTGGAACATCCTCAGGCCGGGCGACCGGCACTTCACCGGCCTGTCCAACTACGCGTTCGTCTTCACCGACGAGCGGCTGCGCGCGGCGGTGCTCAACACCGTCGTCCTCACCGCGTCGGTGGTGCTCATCAGCGTGCTCCTGGGCCTTGGCCTGGCCATGCTGCTAGACCGCCGCTTCATCGGCCGCGGACTGGCGCGTACCCTGCTCATCGCCCCGTTCCTCGTCATGCCGGTCGCCGCGTCGCTGCTGTGGAAGCACGCCATCTACAACCCCGACTACGGCCTGCTCAACGGCACCCTCAACGCCGTCTACCGGCTGTTCGGCGCCTCCAATGGCCCCACCGTCGACTGGATCTCCTCCTACCCCATGCCCGCCGTCGTGGTCTCGCTGGTGTGGCAGTGGACGCCGTTCATGATGCTGATCCTGCTGGCCGGCCTGCAGTCGCAGCCCGGTGACGTGCTGGAGGCGGCCCGCATGGACGGGGCGGGGGCCATGGCGACCTTCCGCTACATCACCCTGCCGCACCTGCGCCAGTACCTGGAGCTGGGCATCCTGCTCGGCACGATCTACGTCGTGCAGACCTTCGACGCCGTCTACACCATCACCCAGGGCGGCCCCGGCTCCCAGACCACCAACCTGCCCTACGAGATCTACCTGACCATGTTCCGCAAGTACGAGTACGGCCAGGCGGCCGCCGCCGGCGTCGTCGTCGTCCTCGGCTCGATCGTGATCGCGACCTTCGCGCTGCGCACCATCGCGTCGCTGTTCCGCGAGGAGGTATCCCGATGA